The sequence below is a genomic window from Actinokineospora baliensis.
CTGATGTTGCTCGCCGGGCTGTAGGACGACACGTAGATGTAGACGTCGCGGCCGCGCTTGTCGGGCACCAGCGTGTGGGTGTGCGAGCCGCAGTCGGTCTCCACGGCCTTGATGTAGCGCGGGTTGCGCTTGTCGCTGATGTCGAAGATCTTCATGCCCTCCCAGTACGGCTTGGTACCGTCGTTCTGGGCGACCGAGGAGCAGGAGTTGTCGCTGCGCCGCGAGTCGGTGGACAGGAACAGCAGGTTCCCGGTGACCGAGACGTCGTTCTGCGAGCCGGGGCACAGCACCTGGCTGGCGATGGTGGGCGCCTTGGGGTTCTTGATGTCGTAGATGGTGAAGCCCAGGTAGTTGCCCGCGATGGCGTAGTCGCCGCTGAACGCGAGGTCGGACCCGGTGGCGCCGGAGCCCTTGAGCGGCGCGGTCGCCGGGATGTTGGCGAGGTGCTTGACGTTGGGGCTGGTCACGATCTCGTCCGGCCCGGGGAACTGGTTCTGCGCCGCGGCCGAGGGCACGCCGAGCAGCGCCGAGAGCGTCAGCGCCGCCGCGCCGACGACCGCCACGGACGCCCTTCGTCTGCCGCGATGGGAAAGAGCCACCCTGCGCACCCCTCTCGTGAAGACCCTGGAACCGGCAGTATGACCCGGGCGCAAGATCGCAACCAGCCCTCTTTGTTGCTACTTTTCACCATTTGGGCGAGGTCTGTTGCCACTCGATCCGGTCGGGTACGTTCGGCGGTCGGACACGGGGCGAGGGGAGTCGGAGCATGCCGGTAAGGGTCGCCGCGGCGGTGCTCGCGGTCCTGGTCGCGGCGGGGGTGGGGGCCTGCTCGGCCGACCAGGCGCCGTCGAACCCGGTCCTGCAGCCCGGTGCGCCCGGCGAGGCCAACCACACGCTCTCCCCCGAGGAGATCGAGTCCGGGGTGCCCGCCGTCCCGCCCAACGCCGCCGACTTCGCCTACGCGCAGATGATGATCGCCCACCACCAGCAGGCCATCGAGATGTCGGAACTGGCGCCGGAGCGGGCCGCGAACACCTCCCTCAAGGGACTGGCCAGCCGCATCGCCGACACCCAGGGCCCCGAGATCGGGGCGATGAACAACTGGCTGCGCGACAACGGCAAACCCGCGGTCGACCCCGCGCACGCGGGCCACTCGGGGCACACGATGCCCGGCATGGCGACCGCCGAGGAGTTGGCGGCGCTGCGCGCGGCCAAGGGCGCCGAGTTCGACGCGCAGTACGTCCGGTTGATGACCCGCCACCACGAGGGCGCCATCCAGATGGCCAACGCGGTGCGCAAGGACGGCTCAGACGGCAAGGTGCAGGAGATGGCCGACAACATCGTCGCCGAGCAGTCCGACGAGATCCAGCGGATGCGCACCATCCTCGGACCATGATCCGGAGTTGTCCACAGGCGGGGGAAACCGGGCGGCGGGGCTCGCGGACGGCTCGCTAGCATCCTTGTGTCGAGGTCACAGCCGTTGTGACCGGCGAGCACCGAGGAGCACCCGTGTCCCAGCCACAGTCCCCAGCCGTCGCACCCGCCGCGAGCGTGGTGGTGCAGGCGGGCACTACGGCTGGCGCGGCCGTGCGCGAGGCCGGGCTCCCCGGCAAGGGCCCGGACGCGGTCGTGGTGGTGCGCGAGGCCGACGGCAGGCTGCGCGACCTGTCGTGGACCCCTGACGTCGACGTCGAGGTCACCGCGGTCGCGGCGAACTCCGACGAGGGCCGGTCGGTGATCAGGCACTCGTGCGCGCACGTGCTGGCGCAGGCGGTGCAGCAGCAGTTCCCGGACGCCAAGCTGGGCATCGGCCCGCCGGTGCGCGACGGGTTCTACTACGACTTCGCCGTGGACACCCCGTTCACCCCGGAGGACCTGCAGGCGCTGGAGAAGCGCATGAAGCAGATCATCAAGGGCGCGCAGCGGTTCTCCCGCCGGGTGTTCGACTCGCTGGAGTCCGCGAAGGCGGAGCTGGCAGCGGAGCCGTTCAAGCTGGAGCTGGTCGACATCAAGGGTGATGTCGACACCGGCGAGGTGATGGAGGTCGGCGGCGGCGAGCTGACCATCTACGACAACCTCGACCCGCGCTCCGGCGAGCAGGTGTGGGGCGACCTGTGCCGCGGCCCGCACGTGCCGACCACCAAGCACATCCCGGCGTTCAAGCTGACCAGGGTCGCGGCGGCGTACTGGCGCGGCAACGACAAGAACCCGCAGCTGCAGCGGATCTACGGCACGGCGTGGGAGTCGCAGGAGGCGCTCGACGCGCACCTGGAGCTCATCGCCGAGGCCGAGCGGCGCGACCACCGCAAGCTGGGCACCGAGCTGGACCTGTTCAGCTTCCCCGACGAGATCGGCTCCGGCCTGGCGGTGTTCCACCCCAAGGGCGGCATCGTGCGGCGCGCGATGGAGGACTACTCGCGGCGCCGCCACGAGGAAGAGGGCTACGAGTTCGTCTACTCGCCGCACATCACCAAGGGCACCCTGTTCGAGACCTCCGGGCACCTCGACTGGTACCGCGACGGCATGTACCCGGCGATGCACCTCGACGCCGAGTACGACGAGGACGGCAAGGTCCGCAAGCCGGGCCAGGACTACTACCTCAAGCCGATGAACTGCCCGTTCCACGACCTGATCTTCCGCTCCCGCGGCCGCTCGTACCGGGAGCTGCCGCTGCGCATGTTCGAGTTCGGCTCGGTCTACCGCTACGAGAAGTCCGGCGTCATCCACGGCCTCACCCGCGTGCGCGGCATGACCCAGGACGACGCGCACATCTTCTGCACCCCCGAGCAGGTGCAGGACGAGCTGAAGTCGCTGCTGTCGTTCGTGCTGAACCTGCTGCGCGACTACGGCCTCGACGACTTCTACCTCGAGCTGTCCACCCGCAACGACGAGAAGTACGTCGGCTCCGACGAGGTCTGGGAGAAGGCCACCGAGGCACTGCGGGTCGCCGCCACCGACTCCGGCCTCGACCTCGTCCCCGACCCCGGCGGCGCCGCCTTCTACGGCCCCAAGATCTCCGTCCAGGCCCGCGACGCCCTCGGCCGCACCTGGCAGATGTCCACCATCCAGGTCGACTTCAACCTCCCCGAGCGCTTCGAACTCGAGTACACCGCGGGCGACGGCACCCGCCAGCGCCCGGTGATGATCCACCGC
It includes:
- a CDS encoding DUF305 domain-containing protein; this encodes MPVRVAAAVLAVLVAAGVGACSADQAPSNPVLQPGAPGEANHTLSPEEIESGVPAVPPNAADFAYAQMMIAHHQQAIEMSELAPERAANTSLKGLASRIADTQGPEIGAMNNWLRDNGKPAVDPAHAGHSGHTMPGMATAEELAALRAAKGAEFDAQYVRLMTRHHEGAIQMANAVRKDGSDGKVQEMADNIVAEQSDEIQRMRTILGP
- the thrS gene encoding threonine--tRNA ligase — protein: MSQPQSPAVAPAASVVVQAGTTAGAAVREAGLPGKGPDAVVVVREADGRLRDLSWTPDVDVEVTAVAANSDEGRSVIRHSCAHVLAQAVQQQFPDAKLGIGPPVRDGFYYDFAVDTPFTPEDLQALEKRMKQIIKGAQRFSRRVFDSLESAKAELAAEPFKLELVDIKGDVDTGEVMEVGGGELTIYDNLDPRSGEQVWGDLCRGPHVPTTKHIPAFKLTRVAAAYWRGNDKNPQLQRIYGTAWESQEALDAHLELIAEAERRDHRKLGTELDLFSFPDEIGSGLAVFHPKGGIVRRAMEDYSRRRHEEEGYEFVYSPHITKGTLFETSGHLDWYRDGMYPAMHLDAEYDEDGKVRKPGQDYYLKPMNCPFHDLIFRSRGRSYRELPLRMFEFGSVYRYEKSGVIHGLTRVRGMTQDDAHIFCTPEQVQDELKSLLSFVLNLLRDYGLDDFYLELSTRNDEKYVGSDEVWEKATEALRVAATDSGLDLVPDPGGAAFYGPKISVQARDALGRTWQMSTIQVDFNLPERFELEYTAGDGTRQRPVMIHRALFGSIERFFGVLTEHYAGAFPAWLAPVQVVGIPIAEDHVDHLLQVSKSLRAKAIRVDVDASDDRMQKKIRNHTLQKVPFMLMAGAKDVESGAVSFRFRDGSQLNGVPVDRAVEAIEGWIARRENGSPSAETFVVG